One window of Nicotiana tomentosiformis chromosome 11, ASM39032v3, whole genome shotgun sequence genomic DNA carries:
- the LOC104112579 gene encoding peroxidase N — MKKSCNFLFYSQVLILLILFVAVNSQLTTDFYSKTCPNVLKVVRKEVQNAIKNEMRMAASLLRLHFHDCFVSGCDASVLLDGNSTTSEKFTPANLNSARGFEVIDNIKTAVENACGGVVSCADILAIAARDSVLLSGGPFWKVLLGRRDGLAANISGSNTALPAPFDPLNTIISKFEAVGLNVTDVVSLSGAHTIGLAKCATFDNRLRNFSGTGAPDTTLDTTLVSELQNLCPLTSDGNNTAPLDRNSTDLFDNHYFKNLINGRGLLESDQVLFSSDDAIQTTKTLVETYSNSSQFFFSDFVNSMIKMGNISPLVGSDGEIRKNCRVVNSNN; from the exons ATGAAGAAATCTTGCAACTTTCTTTTCTATTCTCAAGTTTTAATTCTCTTGATCTTGTTTGTAGCTGTGAATTCTCAGCTAACAACTGATTTCTACTCTAAAACATGTCCAAATGTCCTTAAGGTTGTACGTAAAGAAGTTCAGAATGCAATCAAGAATGAAATGAGAATGGCTGCTTCTTTGCTTCGTCTTCATTTCCACGATTGCTTCGTCAGT GGTTgtgatgcatcagtattattggATGGAAATAGTACGACAAGTGAGAAGTTCACACCAGCCAACTTGAACTCAGCAAGAGGTTTTGAAGTCATAGACAATATTAAAACTGCTGTCGAAAATGCATGCGGTGGAGTTGTTTCTTGTGCAGATATATTAGCTATTGCTGCAAGAGATTCAGTTCTACTG AGTGGAGGGCCATTTTGGAAGGTGTTATTAGGGAGAAGAGATGGATTAGCTGCTAATATTTCTGGATCAAATACTGCACTTCCAGCACCATTTGACCCTCTCAATACAATCATTTCCAAGTTCGAAGCTGTTGGATTAAATGTAACAGATGTTGTGAGCCTATCAG GTGCTCATACAATTGGAttagcaaagtgtgcaacctttGACAACAGATTAAGAAATTTCAGTGGCACAGGTGCACCAGACACAACTCTAGACACAACTTTAGTGAGTGAACTGCAAAATTTGTGTCCATTGACAAGTGATGGAAACAACACAGCCCCTCTTGATAGGAATTCCACAGACTTATTTGACAATCATTATTTCAAGAATTTAATCAATGGAAGAGGTCTTCTTGAATCAGATCAAGTCTTGTTCTCTAGTGATGATGCTATACAAACAACTAAAACATTAGTTGAAACTTATAGTAATAGCTCTCAGTTTTTCTTTAGTGACTTTGTTAATTCTATGATTAAGATGGGAAATATTAGCCCTCTAGTTGGATCAGATGGTGAAATAAGAAAGAATTGTAGGGTCGTTAATTCGAATAATTAG
- the LOC104112578 gene encoding lignin-forming anionic peroxidase, with amino-acid sequence MSFLRFVGTILFLVAIFAASNAQLSATFYDSTCPNVTSIVRGVMDQRQRTDARAGAKIIRLHFHDCFVNGCDGSILLDTDGTQTEKDAAPNVGAGGFDIVDDIKTALENVCPGVVSCADILALASEIGVALAGGPSWQVLFGRRDSLTANRSGANSDIPSPFETLAVMTPQFTNKGMDLTDLVALSGAHTFGRARCGTFEQRLFNFSGSGNPDPTVDATFLQTLQGICPQGGNNGNTFTNLDISTPNDFDNDYFTNLQNNQGLLQTDQELFSTSGSATIAIVNRYAGSQTQFFDDFVSSMIKLGNISPLTGTNGEIRTDCKRVN; translated from the exons ATGTCTTTTTTAAGATTTGTTGGTACAATTCTTTTCTTGGTTGCAATTTTTGCAGCATCAAATGCTCAATTAAGTGCAACATTTTACGATAGCACTTGTCCTAATGTTACAAGTATTGTACGTGGTGTTATGGATCAAAGGCAACGTACTGATGCTCGAGCTGGTGCTAAAATTATTCGTCTTCATTTCCACGATTGCTTTGTCAAT GGTTGTGATGGATCCATTTTATTAGACACAGATGGGACTCAAACTGAAAAAGATGCAGCTCCTAATGTAGGTGCAGGAGGATTTGATATTGTTGATGATATTAAAACTGCATTAGAGAATGTATGCCCTGGTGTTGTATCTTGTGCAGATATTTTAGCCCTTGCATCTGAAATTGGAGTTGCCTTG GCGGGAGGTCCGTCATGGCAAGTACTTTTTGGCAGAAGAGACAGCTTAACAGCAAACCGATCTGGAGCTAATAGTGATATCCCCAGCCCCTTTGAAACCCTTGCTGTAATGACACCACAATTCACCAACAAGGGAATGGATTTAACTGATCTTGTTGCTCTATCAG GTGCACATACATTTGGAAGAGCAAGATGTGGTACTTTTGAACAACGTCTCTTTAACTTCAGTGGCAGTGGTAACCCTGATCCTACCGTAGACGCTACATTTTTACAAACATTACAAGGAATTTGTCCTCAAGGTGGAAATAATGGCAATACTTTTACAAATCTTGATATATCAACTCCTAATGACTTTGATAATGACTATTTCACAAACCTTCAAAATAATCAAGGGCTTCTTCAAACTGATCAAGAGTTGTTTTCAACATCTGGATCTGCTACAATTGCTATAGTTAATCGTTATGCTGGTAGCCAAACTCAGttttttgatgattttgttagcTCTATGATTAAATTGGGTAATATAAGTCCATTAACTGGTACTAATGGAGAAATTAGGACAGATTGCAAGAgggttaattaa